A genomic window from Sphingobacterium spiritivorum includes:
- a CDS encoding SusC/RagA family TonB-linked outer membrane protein codes for MKIFLSKKHQLLTMLLLRFKSPRTNCPLRLGILGVLCVSSHAVLAQSAASVHGVVRDAANNPITGATVSIENPTTKYKQVNTTNTEGIFSFDRIPEGQGYMITVSYLGFKTKTLSNYNIDAKDKVAITVALEQDQESLEEVVVVGYGKQRKANITGSVASVNAEQLKNIAPSNLSNTLAGRAAGINVTNTSGMAGASSSLRIRGSFAEPLYVIDGIVRDKAAFDALEANEVDQMSFLKDAATAAVYGTRAGNGVVVVTTKKGTAQEPVFNVQSNYNFGAPTQTLLADITTAADELTYQNRVSQFLWENGSRSQPWVAPNGQEEFDYFKDKVYSVNDVIWRNPFSHRQSISVSGGGDRITYYNLVSYRKENGSYKSLNHEKFNLRSNVSAKITDDFTIDVNISANQINSQRFYWPFSTSSNDDDFDVSDFYRVTFNWPKMYPFYLNKDGSPSNTATEYPVQTPMGSWQAWNVIDQVVGNRYIDRKVRQVNPIMTLNYKLDKLVEGLSTKVVGSYLAEDYMRKRFMTFQKNYTFTSLNPDGNRFIPAPPSEDKVNIFTFSQAQPFMDYAPQREWEYQVNWFLNYNRRFNKHAVDALVVYEQFKTGGTYVTSRAENPIVSIDQMFIYPTDRTFRSTDAYESINSRRGFIGRANYNYADKYIAEFSFRYDGSPLFPGDKRWGFFPSMSAAWRISEEQFFSGIKNTFSDLKLRASYGTTGNDLNVNAERIGQFLYQEKYRPAGGYMFGDRYYNGIAYGATPTQNLTWTTSKSINIGVDFGLINNKLTGVLDVFSRKETNILGPRSLKVPDNYGRELAPENYAARSYKGGEFSLNWNDRLGEVSYGLTANIGYAKDRWDIYDEEPAFAVGGTRNFESRVGRPENRIVGLEAIDLVRTQAQLDALKNQGFKTYGRDPYLGMILYKDIRGANYSDTPDGKIDDNDMMLLSDDNTPRINYGFGLNASWKGFTVSALLQGVMAYDRVISNQEGGGIRQHGGTFRPYYPIWAGDVWTAENPDAAYPRVVGSNWQESGTGVSSFWIRNGAYLRLRDLNISYSLPQSVTNAMKIKNVSVFFNGTNLFVFSPMTEFHDPEQKMYDSYPVMKTFALGLDVKF; via the coding sequence ATGAAAATCTTTCTATCTAAGAAGCATCAGTTGCTGACGATGCTGCTCTTACGGTTTAAGAGCCCGCGGACCAATTGTCCACTACGGTTGGGAATTTTAGGGGTGCTCTGCGTGAGCAGCCATGCCGTGCTGGCACAATCCGCAGCTTCTGTACACGGAGTAGTGCGCGATGCGGCGAATAATCCGATTACAGGGGCTACTGTCTCTATCGAAAATCCCACCACAAAGTATAAACAGGTCAATACGACCAATACGGAGGGGATATTCTCTTTTGATCGTATTCCGGAAGGTCAGGGATATATGATTACGGTCAGTTATCTGGGATTTAAAACCAAGACGCTCAGCAACTACAATATTGATGCGAAAGACAAAGTAGCAATAACGGTTGCATTGGAACAGGATCAGGAAAGTCTGGAAGAGGTCGTAGTCGTAGGATACGGAAAACAGCGCAAAGCGAATATTACCGGATCTGTGGCTTCCGTCAATGCAGAACAATTGAAAAATATCGCTCCTTCTAATCTTTCCAATACACTTGCCGGAAGGGCAGCAGGTATCAATGTGACCAATACCTCCGGTATGGCCGGTGCGTCCTCCAGTTTGCGGATTCGGGGAAGTTTTGCAGAACCTTTGTATGTCATCGATGGTATTGTGCGGGATAAGGCGGCCTTTGATGCACTGGAAGCGAATGAGGTTGACCAGATGAGCTTTTTGAAAGATGCTGCTACGGCAGCAGTGTATGGTACAAGAGCCGGTAACGGTGTTGTAGTGGTGACTACGAAAAAGGGAACGGCTCAGGAACCAGTGTTCAACGTGCAAAGTAACTACAATTTTGGAGCACCTACACAGACGCTTCTGGCTGATATCACTACCGCAGCAGATGAATTAACGTATCAAAACAGAGTCTCTCAATTTCTCTGGGAAAACGGATCCCGCTCACAACCCTGGGTCGCACCCAACGGCCAGGAGGAGTTTGACTATTTTAAGGATAAGGTGTATAGTGTAAATGATGTGATCTGGAGAAATCCGTTCAGTCATCGTCAATCGATTTCAGTATCGGGAGGCGGTGACCGGATTACGTACTATAACCTGGTCAGTTACCGTAAAGAAAATGGCTCCTACAAATCTTTGAATCACGAAAAATTCAATTTGAGAAGTAATGTCAGCGCTAAGATTACGGATGATTTTACAATAGATGTCAATATATCTGCCAATCAGATTAATTCTCAACGCTTTTACTGGCCATTCAGTACTTCTTCCAATGATGATGACTTTGATGTGTCTGATTTTTACCGTGTAACATTCAACTGGCCAAAGATGTATCCGTTTTACCTCAATAAAGACGGTTCGCCCAGTAACACAGCAACGGAATACCCTGTTCAGACACCGATGGGAAGCTGGCAGGCCTGGAATGTCATCGATCAGGTGGTGGGTAACCGGTATATAGACCGTAAGGTGCGTCAGGTAAATCCGATCATGACATTGAATTACAAACTGGATAAGCTTGTAGAAGGACTTTCAACAAAGGTGGTGGGAAGCTATTTGGCGGAGGACTATATGCGCAAGCGCTTTATGACTTTTCAAAAGAATTACACCTTTACCTCTCTGAATCCGGATGGAAACCGGTTTATCCCGGCGCCACCTTCCGAAGATAAGGTGAATATTTTTACGTTCAGTCAGGCACAGCCTTTTATGGACTATGCTCCGCAACGTGAATGGGAATATCAGGTCAACTGGTTCCTTAACTACAACAGACGTTTTAACAAACATGCTGTAGATGCGTTGGTCGTATACGAACAATTCAAGACCGGAGGTACTTATGTAACTTCACGTGCTGAAAATCCGATCGTGAGTATCGATCAGATGTTTATTTATCCTACGGACCGAACCTTTAGATCTACGGATGCCTATGAAAGTATCAACTCAAGACGAGGTTTTATCGGAAGGGCAAATTACAATTATGCAGATAAGTACATTGCTGAATTTTCATTCCGTTATGACGGATCTCCGTTGTTTCCGGGTGACAAACGCTGGGGATTTTTCCCTTCGATGTCAGCAGCCTGGAGGATATCGGAAGAGCAGTTCTTTTCTGGTATCAAGAATACATTTAGCGATCTGAAGTTGAGGGCATCCTATGGTACTACGGGTAACGATTTAAATGTCAACGCTGAGCGGATCGGACAATTTCTTTATCAGGAGAAGTACAGACCTGCCGGCGGCTATATGTTTGGCGATCGTTACTATAATGGCATTGCATACGGTGCTACACCGACCCAAAATCTGACCTGGACAACTTCTAAAAGTATTAATATCGGGGTGGATTTTGGATTGATCAATAATAAACTGACTGGTGTTTTAGATGTATTCAGCAGAAAGGAAACAAATATTTTAGGTCCCAGATCGCTGAAAGTTCCTGATAATTACGGGCGGGAACTGGCTCCGGAAAATTATGCTGCAAGAAGTTATAAAGGTGGTGAATTTTCGCTTAACTGGAACGACCGTTTAGGTGAGGTGTCATATGGATTGACGGCGAATATCGGTTATGCAAAAGACCGTTGGGATATCTACGATGAAGAGCCCGCATTTGCAGTTGGCGGAACCCGCAATTTCGAATCGAGGGTAGGAAGACCTGAAAATCGTATTGTAGGACTTGAAGCTATCGATCTGGTAAGGACGCAGGCACAATTGGATGCCTTGAAAAATCAGGGTTTCAAAACGTATGGACGTGATCCGTATCTGGGTATGATCCTGTACAAAGATATCAGAGGAGCTAATTATTCGGATACACCGGATGGTAAAATAGATGACAACGACATGATGCTCCTGTCAGATGATAATACCCCTCGTATCAATTATGGGTTTGGCTTAAATGCAAGCTGGAAGGGGTTTACTGTCTCGGCTTTGCTTCAGGGTGTCATGGCATATGATCGTGTTATCAGTAATCAGGAGGGGGGTGGGATACGTCAGCATGGAGGTACATTCCGCCCTTACTACCCGATCTGGGCAGGCGACGTGTGGACTGCTGAAAATCCGGATGCCGCATATCCAAGAGTTGTGGGGTCTAACTGGCAGGAATCCGGAACTGGAGTTTCGAGCTTCTGGATCCGTAACGGGGCGTATCTGCGTTTAAGAGATCTCAACATCTCTTACAGCCTGCCGCAGTCTGTTACGAATGCGATGAAAATTAAAAATGTGAGTGTGTTTTTTAACGGAACCAATTTGTTTGTATTTTCTCCAATGACTGAGTTTCATGATCCGGAGCAAAAGATGTACGATTCCTACCCTGTTATGAAAACATTCGCATTAGGCTTAGATGTTAAATTTTAA
- a CDS encoding FecR family protein, whose protein sequence is MKITTDLINRYLTNKCSAEEAEYLENYIQYLGTSLDQLLPREEWEETDGDVEYGGQEEIRAKILAAIAHKKKQSIRKRILVKLTRVAAILIFFFGIYVLVNRSEQSLSTDQKDLAATTTDSTEVSNLYYINSGNESMSLTASDGSVITLYPKSEIKYAENFSHLKERILYLKGKARFEVAKDKSKPFRVHSNGVTTTALGTIFIVDELKSTQTHIKLLEGKIEVKAENSKKSRKLIRTYEPNEEITLDHKDLRVLEEVKVNTVGKGRGGYFVQNKENIRFQNIALKDVLDLLAQNYDISLQYDQDKIRDKYYSGVYVNSSHVYKEIIKELNYLHHADINYTNLQY, encoded by the coding sequence ATGAAGATTACTACAGATTTAATCAATCGCTATTTAACTAATAAATGCTCGGCTGAAGAGGCCGAGTATCTGGAAAACTATATTCAATATTTAGGGACATCACTGGATCAGCTCTTACCAAGGGAAGAGTGGGAAGAAACAGACGGAGATGTCGAATACGGCGGGCAAGAGGAGATTCGTGCAAAAATATTGGCTGCTATAGCGCATAAGAAAAAGCAATCTATTAGAAAGAGAATCCTTGTTAAGCTAACCCGTGTGGCAGCAATACTGATCTTTTTCTTTGGAATCTATGTGCTTGTGAATCGCTCTGAACAAAGTCTTTCTACAGATCAGAAAGATTTGGCCGCTACGACCACAGACAGTACCGAAGTCAGTAATCTTTACTACATCAATTCCGGGAATGAAAGCATGTCGCTGACAGCGAGTGACGGTTCGGTCATCACATTATACCCCAAATCGGAAATTAAATATGCTGAAAATTTCAGTCACCTGAAGGAAAGAATATTGTATCTCAAGGGTAAAGCCAGATTTGAGGTAGCCAAAGATAAAAGTAAGCCTTTCCGTGTACATTCTAATGGGGTGACCACCACTGCTTTGGGGACAATCTTTATTGTGGATGAACTTAAATCTACACAAACACACATCAAATTGCTGGAAGGTAAAATAGAAGTTAAGGCGGAGAATTCTAAAAAATCCAGAAAATTGATCCGTACCTATGAGCCTAATGAAGAAATAACACTGGATCATAAAGATTTGAGGGTGCTGGAAGAAGTAAAGGTGAATACTGTGGGTAAGGGCCGGGGCGGATACTTTGTGCAGAACAAGGAAAATATCCGTTTCCAGAATATAGCATTAAAAGATGTGTTGGATCTCCTTGCACAAAACTACGACATCAGCCTGCAATACGATCAGGATAAGATCAGGGATAAGTACTACAGTGGGGTCTATGTAAACAGCAGTCACGTGTACAAAGAAATTATTAAAGAACTAAACTACCTACATCATGCAGATATAAACTATACCAATCTCCAATACTAA
- a CDS encoding sigma-70 family RNA polymerase sigma factor — MSNQTLISILEFEQIFEKWNKKVYQYALRKTSSPFIAEETVQRVFIKLWDNLFHKNVAVDIEAQVFCIARTTLLDIVKEERKRQLIMDMQPAEDKVLTPSELYRLKEMNATYKRAVERMPASRREVFLLSRLENLSYKEIAHRLSISPKTVENHIALALKALKKTLFILFILFFLK; from the coding sequence ATGTCTAACCAAACCTTGATTTCGATACTGGAATTTGAGCAGATATTTGAAAAATGGAATAAAAAGGTTTATCAATACGCATTGCGTAAAACGTCTTCCCCGTTTATAGCGGAGGAAACGGTACAACGTGTGTTTATAAAGCTTTGGGACAACCTTTTTCATAAAAATGTTGCTGTCGACATCGAGGCGCAGGTCTTTTGTATTGCACGTACGACGTTGCTGGACATCGTGAAAGAAGAACGAAAAAGGCAGCTGATCATGGATATGCAGCCGGCGGAGGATAAGGTGCTTACACCGTCAGAGCTGTACCGGCTGAAGGAGATGAATGCCACTTACAAACGGGCAGTGGAACGCATGCCTGCTTCCAGAAGAGAAGTTTTTCTGTTAAGCAGGTTGGAAAACTTAAGCTATAAAGAGATCGCTCATCGCTTGTCTATTTCACCCAAGACTGTTGAAAATCATATTGCCTTAGCTCTGAAGGCATTGAAAAAGACCCTATTCATTTTGTTCATTTTATTTTTTTTAAAATAG